One segment of Pandoraea pnomenusa DNA contains the following:
- the serS gene encoding serine--tRNA ligase translates to MLDIQLLRKDLDGVAARLKARGYTLDVAAFAALEAERKQIQTQTEELQARRNALSKQVGMKKGKGEDASAEIAEVGGIADKLKASSERLEEIQARLSELLLGVPNLPHESVPVGSDESQNVEVRRWGTPRQFDFTPRDHVDLGAALGLDFDAAAKLAGARFSVMKGGIARLHRALAQFMIDTHTSEHGYTETYVPYIVNAASMRGTGQLPKFEDDLFKVPRKVGGDEGERIENFYLIPTAEVSLTNLVRDELLANDALPMRMVAHTPCFRSEAGSYGKDTRGMIRQHQFDKVELVHVVRPEESYDTLEMLVGHAEAILKKLELPFRTIVLCTGDMGFGSAKTYDMEVWIPAQNTYREISSCSNMESFQARRMQARFRNAQGKPELVHTLNGSGLAVGRALVAVLENYQNADGSITVPDVLRPYMGGIERLVPAK, encoded by the coding sequence ATGCTCGACATTCAACTTCTTCGCAAGGATCTCGACGGCGTAGCCGCGCGACTCAAGGCGCGCGGCTATACGCTGGACGTGGCGGCGTTCGCTGCGCTCGAGGCAGAGCGCAAGCAGATTCAGACGCAAACCGAGGAACTGCAGGCTCGCCGCAATGCGCTCTCGAAGCAGGTCGGCATGAAGAAGGGCAAGGGCGAGGACGCGTCGGCCGAGATCGCCGAAGTTGGTGGCATTGCCGACAAGCTCAAGGCGTCGTCGGAGCGGCTGGAAGAGATCCAGGCGCGTCTGTCGGAACTGTTGCTGGGCGTGCCGAACTTGCCGCACGAGAGCGTGCCTGTCGGTTCGGACGAGTCGCAGAACGTGGAAGTGCGTCGCTGGGGCACGCCGCGTCAATTCGACTTCACGCCGCGCGATCACGTTGACCTCGGTGCTGCGCTCGGGTTGGATTTCGATGCGGCGGCGAAGCTCGCCGGTGCGCGATTCTCGGTGATGAAGGGGGGCATTGCCCGTCTGCACCGGGCGCTCGCACAGTTCATGATCGACACGCACACCTCGGAGCACGGGTATACGGAAACGTATGTGCCGTACATCGTGAATGCGGCGTCGATGCGTGGCACGGGGCAATTGCCGAAGTTCGAGGATGACCTGTTCAAGGTGCCGCGCAAGGTAGGTGGCGACGAGGGCGAGCGCATCGAGAACTTCTATTTGATTCCGACGGCGGAAGTGTCGCTGACGAATCTGGTGCGCGACGAACTGCTGGCCAACGATGCGCTGCCGATGCGCATGGTGGCGCACACGCCGTGCTTCCGTTCGGAAGCGGGCAGCTACGGGAAGGACACGCGCGGCATGATTCGCCAGCATCAGTTCGACAAGGTCGAGCTGGTGCATGTGGTGCGTCCGGAGGAGTCGTACGACACCTTGGAGATGCTGGTTGGGCATGCCGAGGCGATTCTGAAGAAGTTGGAGCTGCCGTTCCGTACGATCGTGCTGTGCACGGGCGACATGGGCTTCGGTTCGGCGAAGACGTACGACATGGAAGTATGGATTCCGGCACAGAACACGTACCGCGAGATCTCGTCGTGTTCGAACATGGAGAGCTTCCAGGCGCGCCGGATGCAGGCGCGGTTCCGCAATGCGCAGGGCAAGCCGGAGTTGGTGCACACGCTGAACGGTTCGGGCCTGGCGGTGGGGCGCGCGCTCGTCGCGGTGCTGGAGAACTACCAGAATGCCGATGGTTCGATCACGGTGCCGGACGTGCTGCGCCCATACATGGGCGGCATCGAACGCCTCGTGCCGGCGAAGTAA
- a CDS encoding replication-associated recombination protein A, translating to MPHDAPLSASVPLAERLRPHTIDDVIGQRHLLGKGKPLRVAFEAGRPHSMILWGPPGVGKTTLARLMADAFKAYFISLSAVLSGVKDIRDAVEAAQIQRAQGKQTVVFVDEVHRFNKAQQDAFLPHVESGLFIFVGATTENPSFEVNGALLSRAAVYVLKSLNDEELGEMVTRAARELGDIGFTDEARQGLIDSADGDGRKLLNNVEIVAQAAMSQGLETIDETLLASVLAENLRRFDKGGDAFYDQISALHKSVRGSSPDGALYWFCRMLDGGADPRYLARRIVRMAWEDIGLADPRAARIALDAAETYERLGTPEGELALAQAILYLAAAPKSNAGYNAYNQARAFVGKDKSRAVPIHLRNAPTRLMKELGYGHEYRYAHDEPDGYAAGETYFPDDMRAQQWYRPVPRGLEGKIGEKLNWLKSLDAEWRRTHARGKTSGVPAKASAPDNATSGKTPPAEASDDESA from the coding sequence ATGCCACACGACGCCCCGCTGTCGGCCTCGGTACCTCTGGCCGAGCGCCTGCGCCCCCATACCATCGACGACGTGATTGGCCAGCGCCACCTGCTGGGCAAGGGCAAGCCGTTGCGCGTGGCATTCGAGGCGGGGCGTCCTCACTCGATGATCCTGTGGGGGCCGCCGGGCGTCGGCAAGACCACGCTCGCGCGCCTGATGGCCGACGCCTTCAAGGCCTACTTCATTTCGCTATCGGCGGTGCTCTCGGGGGTGAAGGATATTCGCGACGCCGTCGAGGCGGCGCAGATCCAGCGGGCGCAGGGCAAGCAGACGGTCGTGTTCGTCGACGAGGTGCACCGCTTCAACAAGGCACAGCAGGACGCATTCCTGCCACACGTGGAATCGGGGTTGTTCATCTTTGTAGGCGCCACCACGGAGAATCCGTCGTTCGAAGTGAACGGTGCATTGCTCTCGCGGGCGGCCGTGTATGTGCTCAAGAGTCTGAACGACGAAGAGCTCGGCGAGATGGTCACGCGCGCGGCGCGCGAGCTGGGCGACATCGGCTTTACCGACGAGGCGCGTCAGGGCCTGATCGACTCGGCCGATGGCGACGGCCGCAAGTTGCTCAACAATGTGGAGATCGTCGCGCAGGCGGCAATGTCGCAGGGTCTGGAGACGATCGACGAGACGTTGCTGGCCAGCGTGCTTGCCGAGAATCTGCGTCGTTTCGACAAGGGGGGCGATGCGTTCTACGACCAGATCAGCGCCTTGCACAAGTCGGTGCGCGGCAGCTCGCCGGACGGCGCGCTGTACTGGTTCTGCCGCATGCTCGACGGCGGCGCCGACCCGCGCTATCTGGCGCGGCGTATCGTGCGCATGGCGTGGGAGGACATTGGCCTGGCCGATCCGCGCGCGGCGCGCATCGCGCTCGACGCGGCAGAGACATACGAGCGCCTTGGGACGCCCGAAGGGGAGCTTGCGCTCGCGCAGGCCATTCTCTATCTCGCGGCCGCGCCGAAGTCCAACGCCGGTTACAACGCCTACAATCAGGCGCGGGCGTTCGTCGGCAAGGACAAGTCGCGCGCGGTGCCGATCCATCTGCGCAACGCGCCGACCAGGCTGATGAAGGAACTCGGCTATGGCCACGAGTACCGTTACGCGCACGACGAGCCCGATGGTTACGCTGCCGGAGAGACTTATTTTCCCGACGATATGCGCGCGCAACAGTGGTATCGTCCGGTGCCGCGCGGACTCGAGGGCAAGATCGGCGAGAAGCTCAATTGGCTGAAGTCGCTCGATGCCGAATGGCGGCGCACGCATGCCAGGGGGAAGACGTCCGGCGTGCCGGCGAAGGCGTCCGCGCCGGACAATGCGACTTCCGGCAAGACGCCGCCTGCCGAGGCGTCCGACGACGAGTCCGCCTGA
- a CDS encoding LysR family transcriptional regulator: MRFNKLDLNQLVVLDALLSTRSVGKAAERLFLSQPATSCSLARLREYFEDELLVPVGKAQVLTPLAEELVKPVRDVLLQIQTITRARPTFDHATSTRRFTIEASDYVISVFLSEVVKHAAKLAPLMQFDLRAISPQTPEHLENGEAELLIAPEFARVAGHPAEPLFEDTFSCLVCAQYQTVGDNLTEDEYFDAAHVGVEWGGGRRTTFDARLLSTSNRTRRQTVIAPTFTLIPMLLVGTSRIATLPSRLAYQMAQRFPLRVLECPVGIPAFTENLQWHKYQERDPAIAWLRSLFRETAQRLPPISGHIVKNGVGSSAAGRAKDKRAKAAGSRKTSKN; encoded by the coding sequence ATGCGTTTCAACAAGCTCGACCTCAACCAACTCGTGGTGCTGGACGCCCTTCTGTCCACGCGCAGCGTCGGCAAAGCCGCGGAACGTTTGTTCCTGAGTCAGCCGGCGACCAGTTGCTCGCTTGCGCGTCTTCGCGAGTATTTCGAGGACGAGTTGCTTGTTCCGGTAGGTAAGGCGCAGGTGCTCACACCGCTTGCCGAGGAGTTGGTGAAGCCCGTTCGGGATGTTCTGCTGCAAATCCAGACAATCACGCGCGCACGCCCCACATTCGATCACGCCACGTCAACACGTCGCTTCACTATCGAAGCGTCCGATTACGTCATCAGCGTGTTCCTGTCAGAAGTGGTCAAGCATGCGGCGAAGCTTGCGCCTCTCATGCAGTTCGACTTGCGTGCAATTAGTCCTCAGACGCCGGAACACCTGGAGAATGGGGAGGCCGAGTTGCTGATAGCGCCAGAGTTCGCGCGCGTTGCCGGCCATCCGGCGGAGCCATTGTTCGAAGACACGTTTTCCTGTCTGGTATGCGCGCAATACCAGACGGTCGGCGACAACCTGACGGAAGACGAATACTTCGACGCGGCTCATGTGGGCGTGGAATGGGGAGGTGGCCGCCGTACCACCTTCGACGCCCGCCTACTTTCCACGAGCAACCGCACACGACGCCAGACTGTAATAGCGCCAACCTTCACGCTCATCCCCATGTTGCTGGTGGGTACTTCGCGCATCGCAACACTCCCTTCCCGACTGGCGTATCAAATGGCGCAGCGTTTCCCACTGAGGGTGCTGGAATGCCCTGTGGGAATTCCTGCTTTCACCGAGAACCTACAGTGGCACAAGTATCAAGAGCGTGACCCGGCCATTGCCTGGCTACGGTCGCTATTTCGTGAGACAGCGCAACGCTTGCCCCCGATTTCTGGACACATCGTGAAGAACGGTGTTGGATCGAGCGCCGCCGGACGTGCGAAAGATAAACGCGCCAAAGCGGCGGGTTCACGGAAGACATCGAAGAATTGA